The following coding sequences lie in one Frigoribacterium sp. SL97 genomic window:
- a CDS encoding DUF4194 domain-containing protein, protein MSPAAPWDETGVDEATRASSAEATATSPDESARASRDAFDDGDADDAAAGGVPDALPLAGRKALVTLLTHRFVSRARQQEAWAGLLAHEPEIRARLEELFLVLVVDHDHEVAFKRQGGEDDVPVLLRREKPLSRDASLLMVFARREHAFTDGQDEAVVISKDAVAEFLGRYHDDSGSDEVRARRRVDAAIAALVARDLLTAEPDDPELFVVSPAIVPLMTADRLAHLERVYLEAAGVEGDPTDGDEVGTPADVDAAEAEVDADADVVEPEVEVEPEPDPTDDDPADTVEDTPDAEPDPTAVPLDLDLDLDLDLAPAPAHDAGTDTDPEAPQA, encoded by the coding sequence ATGAGCCCCGCAGCCCCCTGGGACGAGACCGGCGTCGACGAGGCGACCCGCGCCTCCTCGGCCGAGGCGACCGCCACCTCCCCCGACGAGTCGGCGCGCGCCTCCCGCGATGCCTTCGACGACGGCGACGCCGACGACGCGGCGGCCGGTGGCGTCCCGGACGCGCTACCGCTGGCCGGACGCAAGGCGCTCGTCACGCTGCTGACCCACCGGTTCGTGTCCCGCGCGCGGCAGCAGGAGGCCTGGGCGGGCCTACTCGCGCACGAACCCGAGATCCGGGCGCGGCTCGAGGAGCTGTTCCTGGTGCTGGTCGTCGACCACGACCACGAGGTCGCCTTCAAGCGACAGGGCGGCGAGGACGACGTGCCCGTGCTGCTGCGCCGCGAGAAGCCGCTGTCGCGGGACGCCTCGCTGCTGATGGTCTTCGCCCGCCGGGAGCACGCCTTCACGGACGGGCAAGACGAGGCGGTCGTGATCTCGAAGGACGCCGTGGCCGAGTTCCTCGGTCGGTACCACGACGACTCGGGCTCCGACGAGGTGCGCGCCCGCCGCCGGGTCGACGCCGCGATCGCCGCGCTCGTCGCCCGAGACCTGCTGACGGCCGAGCCCGACGACCCCGAACTGTTCGTGGTCTCGCCCGCGATCGTGCCGCTGATGACCGCCGACCGACTCGCGCACCTCGAGCGGGTGTACCTCGAGGCGGCAGGCGTCGAGGGCGACCCGACCGACGGGGACGAGGTCGGCACCCCCGCTGACGTCGACGCGGCCGAAGCGGAGGTCGACGCCGACGCCGACGTCGTCGAGCCCGAGGTCGAGGTCGAGCCCGAACCCGATCCCACCGACGACGACCCCGCCGACACGGTGGAGGACACCCCCGACGCCGAACCCGACCCGACCGCCGTCCCGCTCGACCTCGACCTCGACCTCGACCTCGACCTCGCGCCCGCGCCCGCGCACGACGCCGGCACCGACACCGACCCGGAAGCACCCCAGGCATGA
- a CDS encoding ATP-grasp domain-containing protein, with the protein MTSPIDHADPTPVVHVLHDNAGWLPPLVAALDAAGVPHREHLLDGTSFDLAAAPPEGVFWSRLSGSAHTRGRGTAKEVARATLRWAERHGRRTINGSGVVELEVSKVAQYLALASAGFDVPATTAVFGTADLKARAREQRLPFITKHNQGGKGLGVRRFDDLDSFDAYVDGPDFEVPVDGITLLQEFLQAEEPFNTRVEFVGGRFVYAVRVDTSAGSFELCPADACVVPDGADPATFAPFAVRPSVTAEHPLVRGLEAFVAEHGIEVAGIEFIETVDGRFVPYDVNTNTNYNPDVERSSSVSAAATLAAWLGEVLAAEYAATPA; encoded by the coding sequence ATGACCTCGCCGATCGACCACGCCGACCCGACACCCGTCGTGCACGTGCTGCACGACAACGCCGGGTGGCTGCCGCCGCTCGTCGCCGCGCTCGACGCCGCGGGGGTGCCCCACCGCGAGCACCTGCTGGACGGGACGTCCTTCGACCTCGCGGCCGCGCCTCCTGAAGGGGTGTTCTGGTCGCGGCTGAGCGGCTCGGCCCACACGCGCGGCCGGGGGACGGCCAAGGAGGTCGCGCGAGCGACCCTGCGCTGGGCCGAACGGCACGGGCGCCGGACCATCAACGGCAGCGGTGTCGTCGAACTCGAGGTGAGCAAGGTGGCGCAGTACCTCGCGCTGGCGTCCGCCGGGTTCGACGTCCCCGCGACGACCGCCGTGTTCGGCACCGCCGACCTCAAGGCCCGGGCACGCGAGCAGAGACTGCCGTTCATCACGAAGCACAACCAGGGCGGCAAGGGCCTCGGTGTGCGGCGCTTCGACGATCTCGACTCGTTCGACGCGTACGTCGACGGCCCCGACTTCGAGGTGCCGGTCGACGGGATCACCTTGCTGCAGGAGTTCCTGCAGGCCGAGGAGCCCTTCAACACGCGCGTCGAGTTCGTCGGCGGGCGCTTCGTCTACGCGGTGCGCGTCGACACCTCGGCCGGCAGCTTCGAGTTGTGCCCCGCCGACGCGTGCGTCGTGCCCGACGGTGCCGACCCGGCCACGTTCGCGCCGTTCGCGGTGCGCCCGTCGGTCACCGCGGAGCACCCGCTCGTACGGGGACTCGAGGCTTTCGTCGCCGAGCACGGCATCGAGGTCGCCGGCATCGAGTTCATCGAGACCGTCGACGGCCGCTTCGTGCCCTACGACGTCAACACGAACACCAACTACAACCCGGACGTCGAGCGGTCGTCGTCGGTGTCGGCCGCCGCGACGCTCGCCGCGTGGCTGGGCGAGGTGTTGGCGGCGGAGTACGCCGCGACCCCGGCCTAG
- a CDS encoding DUF3375 family protein, with amino-acid sequence MNHPSGHDDALSRDDVRAAYEDDPTWALLRGYNARWMLPLFSRHLEHAEGPVSADWFHRQVADALEQNAAEQAASEQVALEQAASEQAAPEHPASERATTERDPEEAPPASPTPVATPAPAEQKTTPAEYCRSWVESRWLVRTRTRASGPDARAEYRLSPHALKALRLVRDLVERDNAVSEARLGSIAHAVGQLAGLADPSRESQLSRLDEQIAELERRKAEIERHGTEPTAPDVLRRQVREVVRLTASLPEDFRQLGAMVEQRHREVARRASSEHVGKGALVDQYLRDNDLLEQTPEGRAYRGFAQMLSSRGIDVMRADIEKVLAQPDAAAQLTERQRTQLESLISSLLAEEQSVQETYGRWTSSLRRFLSRSGSDQQQRLLTLADRALHAGGVWAERRPGHAMLPVEHGDGLGLGALDVRDVSQVQLHTDRARPTVDVQVTIGDASLPEADRAALRLTSGTSTAAVSATIDRLLVDRDEVTSVDVYQATEPGFRRLALVLSMLDLALERGVVGDDTETVELVGDPADPTTSGGAGRQVTLPRLVFRRGPAGPPGAEPGVEPDAPDPTTGTTSTKDLA; translated from the coding sequence GTGAACCACCCGTCGGGGCACGACGACGCCCTGAGCCGCGACGACGTGCGCGCGGCGTACGAAGACGACCCCACCTGGGCCCTGCTCCGCGGCTACAACGCCCGCTGGATGCTGCCGCTCTTCTCCCGCCACCTCGAGCACGCCGAGGGTCCGGTGTCGGCCGACTGGTTCCACCGGCAGGTCGCCGACGCCCTCGAGCAGAACGCCGCCGAGCAGGCCGCGTCCGAGCAGGTCGCGCTCGAGCAGGCGGCGTCCGAGCAGGCCGCCCCCGAGCACCCGGCGTCCGAGCGGGCGACGACCGAGCGGGACCCCGAGGAGGCGCCGCCCGCGTCCCCGACGCCCGTCGCCACGCCGGCCCCCGCCGAGCAGAAGACCACCCCGGCCGAGTACTGCCGCAGCTGGGTCGAGAGCCGTTGGCTCGTCCGCACCCGCACCCGCGCCTCCGGACCGGACGCCCGTGCCGAGTACCGCCTGTCGCCGCACGCGCTCAAGGCGCTGCGCCTCGTGCGCGACCTCGTCGAGCGCGACAACGCCGTCAGCGAGGCCCGCCTCGGCAGCATCGCCCACGCCGTCGGGCAGCTCGCGGGCCTCGCCGACCCCAGCCGCGAGTCGCAGCTCTCCCGGCTCGACGAGCAGATCGCCGAGCTCGAGCGCCGCAAGGCCGAGATCGAGCGGCACGGCACCGAACCCACCGCTCCCGACGTGCTGCGCCGTCAGGTCCGCGAGGTGGTGCGTCTGACCGCGTCGCTGCCCGAGGACTTCCGCCAGCTCGGCGCCATGGTCGAGCAGCGGCACCGCGAGGTCGCGCGCCGGGCCTCGTCCGAACACGTCGGCAAGGGCGCGCTCGTCGACCAGTACTTGCGCGACAACGACCTGCTCGAGCAGACCCCCGAGGGACGCGCCTACCGCGGCTTCGCCCAGATGCTGTCGTCGCGCGGGATCGACGTCATGCGCGCCGACATCGAGAAGGTCCTCGCGCAGCCCGACGCGGCCGCACAGCTCACCGAGCGGCAGCGCACGCAGCTCGAGTCGCTCATCTCGTCGCTGCTCGCCGAAGAGCAGAGCGTGCAAGAGACGTACGGCCGGTGGACGTCCTCGCTGCGGCGCTTCCTCAGCCGGTCGGGCTCCGACCAGCAGCAGCGCCTGCTCACCCTCGCCGACCGGGCGCTTCACGCGGGCGGCGTCTGGGCCGAGCGCCGGCCGGGCCACGCCATGCTGCCCGTCGAGCACGGCGACGGGCTCGGCCTCGGGGCGCTCGACGTCCGTGACGTCAGCCAGGTGCAGCTGCACACCGACCGTGCGCGGCCGACGGTCGACGTGCAGGTGACCATCGGCGACGCGTCCCTGCCGGAGGCCGACCGGGCCGCCCTCCGCCTCACCTCGGGCACGAGCACGGCGGCCGTGTCGGCGACGATCGACCGGCTGCTCGTCGACCGCGACGAGGTCACGAGCGTCGACGTCTACCAGGCGACCGAGCCCGGGTTCCGCCGCCTCGCGCTCGTCCTCAGCATGCTCGACCTCGCGCTCGAGCGCGGCGTCGTCGGCGACGACACCGAGACCGTCGAGCTCGTCGGCGATCCCGCCGACCCCACGACGTCAGGAGGCGCGGGTCGGCAGGTCACGCTGCCCCGCCTCGTCTTCCGACGCGGTCCCGCGGGTCCGCCCGGGGCCGAGCCGGGCGTCGAGCCCGACGCCCCCGACCCCACGACCGGCACGACCAGCACGAAGGACCTCGCATGA